One genomic window of Gracilinema caldarium DSM 7334 includes the following:
- a CDS encoding ABC transporter ATP-binding protein encodes MSNGFSVFHQVRFQYPESAEPIFSGFSATLPSGFVSLVGPNGAGKSTLMLLAAGRLLPQEGTISLLGRDTRLFVSEDERNAYASFIYQNMEFETEDPLGQLLEQIYAGGFHALKGDDFYKEVLSVFELTGLLTRPLARLSKGEMQRTLLAFSALYGSRSLFMDEPVFAMEDRQKEAALDFFRSYQKATGVTIYVSLHELDLTKKYAETVLLFKKDRSIDMGSPAELLTPSHLEEAYGVPAAMLKQKEYLDRKKLEEEYDLLVSQKQEETSQGASQQQGEPGTN; translated from the coding sequence ATGAGTAATGGATTTTCTGTGTTTCACCAGGTGCGATTCCAGTACCCGGAATCGGCTGAACCGATATTTTCCGGCTTTTCAGCAACCTTACCCTCGGGCTTTGTGAGCCTCGTAGGGCCTAATGGGGCTGGTAAATCAACCCTGATGCTTCTTGCAGCAGGGCGGCTGCTCCCTCAGGAAGGAACCATAAGCTTACTGGGGCGAGATACCCGGCTTTTTGTCAGCGAGGATGAACGGAATGCCTATGCATCGTTCATATATCAAAATATGGAATTCGAAACCGAAGATCCTCTGGGACAGCTCCTTGAGCAGATCTATGCTGGCGGTTTTCATGCCCTGAAAGGGGACGACTTTTACAAAGAGGTACTCTCGGTCTTTGAGTTGACAGGGCTTCTTACTCGGCCCCTGGCCCGGCTTTCCAAGGGTGAAATGCAGCGGACCCTTCTTGCCTTTTCTGCACTTTACGGATCCCGGTCACTTTTTATGGATGAGCCTGTGTTTGCAATGGAAGATCGGCAAAAGGAAGCGGCCCTCGACTTTTTCCGATCCTATCAGAAAGCTACGGGGGTGACCATCTATGTGTCCCTCCATGAACTGGATCTCACCAAGAAGTATGCCGAAACGGTGCTCCTCTTTAAAAAAGACCGGTCAATTGATATGGGAAGTCCTGCGGAACTCTTGACTCCGTCCCATCTAGAAGAAGCCTATGGGGTTCCTGCAGCGATGCTGAAACAAAAGGAATATCTGGATCGGAAAAAACTTGAAGAAGAATATGACCTGCTTGTATCGCAAAAGCAAGAAGAAACGAGCCAAGGTGCATCTCAACAGCAGGGTGAACCGGGGACTAACTAA
- a CDS encoding ABC transporter substrate-binding protein has product MTFLTSCIQPSIQVALLTKLDAGSIIGTSEIAAVKEFERTHPNSRIQIIPFDDGWDPERTKQAYKEVQNMNIQFLITSHTSTCAIEIAKDINLDKRLTIIAGATTTVLSDKDDYILRIIPDLNQEQAVIAQKISSLQPKKLLIIRDLSNSGYTIPAQEAFLTELNRVSPNITVRTFDFDANQFNIEELDPVLQAEIFNVLYLLIGGYKNIAGNIAQYSYQFQPQSTIVFTPWMHNRELVNSAGPAINHALLPSLFPSRKIDPKIEAYMSALETNFHVSPTIISLKVYQALELLDQAFKAKAVTPDQAKKWLLSKKILSTRLGTITFNAFGETIEDYYFITDISGEFH; this is encoded by the coding sequence ATGACATTTTTAACGAGCTGTATTCAGCCTTCGATACAAGTCGCCCTCCTTACGAAGCTCGATGCCGGTTCTATCATTGGAACCAGCGAAATCGCTGCAGTAAAAGAGTTTGAGAGGACCCATCCCAATAGCCGTATACAGATTATCCCCTTCGATGATGGATGGGATCCGGAACGGACAAAACAGGCCTATAAAGAAGTTCAAAACATGAATATCCAGTTCCTAATAACCAGTCACACCTCAACCTGTGCCATAGAGATCGCCAAAGATATCAATCTAGATAAACGACTTACCATTATCGCCGGAGCGACCACCACAGTTTTAAGCGATAAGGATGATTATATCCTGCGCATCATTCCCGATTTGAACCAAGAACAGGCTGTGATTGCTCAAAAAATAAGCTCATTACAACCAAAAAAACTACTCATCATTCGGGATCTTTCTAATTCCGGGTATACCATACCCGCACAGGAAGCCTTTTTAACAGAATTGAACCGTGTATCGCCAAACATAACAGTTCGCACCTTTGACTTCGACGCAAACCAGTTCAATATAGAGGAGCTGGATCCTGTACTACAGGCTGAGATTTTTAATGTCCTGTACCTGCTTATTGGGGGTTATAAAAATATTGCAGGCAACATTGCCCAATATAGTTATCAATTCCAGCCTCAAAGTACCATTGTCTTTACTCCCTGGATGCACAATAGAGAGCTAGTGAATTCCGCTGGGCCTGCAATCAACCATGCTCTGCTTCCCTCGCTTTTTCCTTCTCGAAAAATAGATCCTAAAATAGAAGCATACATGTCCGCACTTGAAACCAATTTTCATGTAAGTCCGACTATTATTAGCCTCAAAGTTTACCAGGCTCTCGAACTTCTCGATCAAGCATTTAAAGCCAAAGCGGTGACACCCGATCAGGCAAAAAAATGGCTTCTTTCCAAAAAAATTTTATCAACCCGACTGGGGACTATCACCTTTAATGCTTTCGGTGAAACAATAGAAGATTATTACTTTATCACCGATATTTCAGGAGAATTTCATTGA
- a CDS encoding sensor histidine kinase, with translation MKKPQSLRFYLVTLEIITIFLGILFIFGSFNFIQLKISQDFSQRRKAELSAIEMLFYSKLQQAVTTLESLAASDTLLGAQFISEFSDMYIISDNTITHILKKSPQSALFTGFQFSQNLTSFFSYHFFTTVRKSKVFYAPEDEKPSIYLSIPIHQDLLVGRLKIDSINNDIARLVQFDGSIVVITNSDGIPFSSIGGNLPSLILNQPNGSALTINQKQFVLNRISSVWLSTDIVLLTPTNQLQYFFSQIQILTLFTLTAIIGLLFLRFFLLHWLLIKPIEQFIKALNQWESSHNLPEVPVSIQGVTEIQLLAKTFYNKAQEITKMNEKLEKQVHDMGEQLATALDKVLVSEKLAVLGNLTAGLAHELNTPLGAIISTAETIKNAISRIKQDLCNLLTKNDPEENNFFIQLLDASGKTKASLRERMTFINTIELKPISNAEEIADDLIDMEISLKDQKLTQKILTLKQAPNIIKTAYYFNILEKDNAIIQNAAERASLTLKALKQWTYEEKGYAVPVCIKNEMETILTMYYNHTKYTIQIIRNFLDEGWVLANPERLNAVWVNLINNALQAMEQGGTLTIQIKKLHHESDIIQVQVTDTGIGIPEENKPKIFTPFFTTKPRGTGTGIGLDLSKRIIEGFSGTISFTSEPGHTTFTVTLPAYITE, from the coding sequence ATGAAAAAGCCCCAGAGTCTCCGATTTTATCTAGTAACACTCGAAATAATAACTATTTTCCTGGGGATACTGTTTATCTTTGGTTCCTTTAATTTTATACAATTAAAAATCTCTCAGGATTTTTCACAACGGAGAAAAGCAGAACTATCGGCCATAGAAATGCTCTTTTATTCAAAATTACAACAGGCAGTTACTACTCTTGAATCTTTGGCTGCTTCCGACACCTTATTGGGGGCACAATTTATTAGTGAATTTTCAGATATGTATATTATTTCGGATAATACAATTACCCACATACTTAAAAAAAGTCCCCAATCAGCCCTGTTCACCGGCTTTCAATTTTCACAAAATCTTACTTCGTTTTTTTCTTATCATTTTTTTACTACTGTACGAAAATCCAAGGTGTTCTATGCTCCAGAAGACGAGAAACCAAGCATTTATCTTTCAATCCCTATACATCAGGATTTACTGGTAGGACGCCTTAAAATTGATTCGATCAATAACGATATAGCCCGGCTTGTTCAGTTCGATGGATCTATTGTGGTGATAACCAATTCAGACGGTATACCTTTTTCAAGCATAGGTGGAAATTTACCTAGTCTCATTCTAAATCAGCCTAATGGTTCTGCACTCACTATAAATCAAAAACAATTTGTTTTAAATCGAATTTCAAGTGTCTGGCTTTCTACAGATATTGTATTACTTACTCCAACCAATCAACTCCAATACTTTTTTTCTCAAATTCAAATCCTCACTTTATTTACTTTAACAGCAATTATTGGTCTCCTCTTCTTAAGATTTTTCTTACTACATTGGTTACTTATCAAGCCAATCGAACAATTTATTAAAGCATTAAATCAATGGGAAAGTTCCCATAATCTTCCGGAAGTACCTGTAAGTATTCAGGGAGTAACAGAAATACAACTCTTGGCAAAAACTTTTTATAATAAAGCACAGGAAATAACCAAAATGAATGAAAAACTTGAAAAGCAGGTACATGATATGGGCGAGCAACTTGCAACTGCATTGGATAAGGTTTTGGTTTCAGAAAAGCTCGCTGTTCTTGGAAATCTTACCGCAGGACTGGCCCATGAATTAAATACGCCTTTAGGAGCTATAATATCTACTGCAGAAACTATAAAAAATGCGATTTCTAGAATAAAACAGGATCTTTGTAATCTTTTAACTAAAAACGATCCTGAGGAAAATAATTTTTTTATTCAATTATTAGATGCTTCTGGAAAAACCAAAGCAAGTCTTCGCGAGCGAATGACCTTTATCAACACTATTGAATTAAAACCAATATCAAATGCAGAAGAAATTGCTGATGATCTTATTGATATGGAAATATCTCTGAAGGATCAGAAACTAACACAAAAAATATTAACGCTTAAACAAGCACCAAATATTATTAAAACAGCCTATTATTTTAATATTTTAGAAAAGGACAATGCTATTATTCAGAATGCGGCTGAACGGGCATCTTTGACCCTTAAGGCTCTAAAACAATGGACCTATGAAGAAAAGGGGTATGCTGTTCCAGTATGTATTAAAAATGAAATGGAAACCATCCTTACCATGTACTATAACCATACAAAATATACTATTCAGATAATACGTAATTTTCTCGATGAAGGATGGGTTTTAGCAAACCCAGAACGACTAAATGCCGTATGGGTAAACCTCATCAACAATGCCCTGCAAGCCATGGAACAGGGTGGAACTTTAACGATACAAATCAAAAAACTACATCATGAAAGTGATATAATTCAGGTTCAAGTAACCGATACTGGTATAGGGATTCCTGAAGAGAATAAACCTAAAATTTTTACTCCTTTCTTCACGACAAAACCTCGAGGTACCGGAACTGGGATTGGTCTAGATCTCAGCAAGCGAATTATTGAAGGATTTTCCGGAACCATATCCTTTACCAGTGAGCCTGGACATACTACTTTTACGGTAACCTTACCTGCTTACATAACTGAATAG
- the glgX gene encoding glycogen debranching protein GlgX, with amino-acid sequence MAKLQYSIENGKPLPLGTEITSTGVNFSLFSRHATAVSLVLFEDPDTTEPIEEIILDPHKNRTGDIWHCHVRGLAAGALYLYRVDGPYLPEKGFRFNSNKTLIDPYAKALTDLSNWDLTKCMGYNPNMPDADLSFSYEDDAPYQPKCIVIDDTFNWEGDKPLNYPLRFSVLYETHVKGLTMHPSSGVEHPGTYRGVIEKIPYFKELWITSLELMPIQEFNEQEIPRINPRTGEPLKNYWGYSTVAFFAPKGSYSADRTPGAQVREFKEMVKALHRAGIEVILDIVFNHTAEGNELGPTFSFRGIDNTIYYMLDENKRYYKNYSGCGNTLNCNHPVVRTFILDCLRYWVIEMHVDGFRFDLGSILGRNQQGHLMENPPMLERIAEDPVLRNTKIIAEAWDAGGAYQVGWFPGGRWAEWNDRYRDDVRKFWRGDAYEARHFATRLSGSSDLYLRDGRKPFHSINFVTSHDGFTLRDLVSYAEKHNEENGEENRDGHGANFSCNYGFEGPTENPAIETIRFRQMRNFITTLMISLGTPMLLGGDEIGRTQRGNNNAYCQDNEISWYDWKLLDKNRDFFRFVKEMLAFRIKHPAFLRPEFFTGKDGDYNAIPDITWFDEHGNSPDWAKIDKRLAYRLDGSKADTFADRDDNDFYIMFNASKEGCLFTIAEAPKGKKWFRVVDTSRPSPEDIVHPGLEQAISSQKDYYVHERTTVILMSKWI; translated from the coding sequence ATGGCTAAACTCCAATATAGCATAGAAAACGGTAAACCCCTACCCCTGGGTACAGAAATTACCAGTACAGGGGTTAATTTTTCTCTTTTTTCTCGACATGCTACTGCTGTATCCTTAGTACTTTTTGAAGATCCAGATACTACTGAGCCTATAGAAGAAATTATTCTGGACCCCCATAAAAATCGGACCGGTGACATCTGGCACTGTCATGTACGGGGACTTGCAGCAGGAGCTTTATATCTCTATCGAGTTGATGGCCCTTACTTACCAGAAAAGGGCTTTCGTTTTAATTCGAATAAAACGCTTATCGATCCTTACGCAAAGGCATTAACGGATTTATCAAATTGGGATCTGACAAAATGTATGGGCTATAACCCTAATATGCCCGATGCTGACCTCTCCTTTTCGTATGAAGATGATGCACCTTACCAGCCGAAATGTATTGTTATCGATGATACTTTTAACTGGGAAGGGGATAAGCCCCTTAACTATCCCTTAAGGTTTAGCGTGTTATATGAAACCCATGTAAAGGGACTTACCATGCATCCAAGTTCTGGAGTGGAGCACCCAGGAACGTATCGGGGTGTCATAGAAAAAATACCCTATTTTAAGGAACTTTGGATAACCAGTCTTGAACTTATGCCAATTCAGGAATTCAATGAGCAAGAAATCCCCCGAATAAATCCTCGGACTGGGGAACCATTAAAAAATTATTGGGGTTATTCTACGGTGGCCTTTTTTGCTCCGAAAGGATCCTATTCTGCCGACCGGACTCCTGGTGCGCAGGTTCGAGAATTTAAAGAAATGGTAAAGGCCTTACATCGGGCAGGTATCGAGGTTATTCTTGATATAGTCTTTAATCATACTGCCGAAGGAAATGAACTGGGGCCAACCTTTTCATTTCGGGGGATCGACAATACGATCTATTACATGCTTGATGAAAATAAACGATATTATAAAAACTACTCCGGTTGTGGTAATACCTTAAACTGTAATCACCCGGTGGTACGTACCTTTATTTTAGATTGTCTGCGTTATTGGGTAATTGAAATGCATGTAGATGGATTCCGCTTTGATCTTGGTTCCATATTAGGTAGAAACCAGCAGGGACATCTTATGGAGAACCCACCCATGCTTGAACGGATTGCAGAGGATCCTGTCCTCCGAAATACAAAAATTATAGCAGAAGCCTGGGATGCAGGAGGTGCATACCAGGTAGGATGGTTTCCTGGAGGCCGCTGGGCAGAATGGAATGATCGGTACCGAGATGATGTACGAAAATTCTGGCGGGGTGATGCTTACGAGGCCAGGCATTTTGCGACCCGGCTTTCCGGTAGTTCGGATCTTTATCTCCGGGATGGTAGAAAACCCTTCCATTCTATCAATTTTGTGACAAGTCATGATGGATTTACTCTTCGAGATTTGGTGTCCTATGCAGAAAAGCATAACGAAGAAAATGGAGAAGAAAACCGGGATGGTCATGGGGCAAATTTCAGTTGCAACTATGGTTTTGAGGGACCTACAGAAAATCCAGCTATTGAAACAATCCGCTTTAGGCAGATGCGTAACTTTATAACTACCCTTATGATTTCGTTGGGTACTCCGATGCTTTTAGGAGGTGATGAAATAGGTCGGACCCAACGGGGAAATAACAATGCCTACTGTCAGGACAATGAGATTTCCTGGTATGATTGGAAACTGCTCGATAAAAATCGGGATTTTTTCCGCTTTGTGAAGGAAATGCTTGCATTCAGAATAAAACACCCGGCATTTTTACGTCCTGAGTTTTTTACTGGCAAAGATGGTGATTATAATGCTATCCCTGATATTACTTGGTTCGATGAACATGGTAATAGCCCCGATTGGGCAAAGATTGATAAACGTTTAGCATATCGGCTAGATGGTAGTAAAGCGGACACCTTTGCCGATCGAGATGATAATGATTTTTATATCATGTTCAATGCGAGCAAAGAAGGCTGTCTCTTTACTATTGCAGAAGCCCCCAAGGGGAAAAAATGGTTCCGAGTGGTGGACACAAGTCGCCCATCTCCAGAAGATATAGTACATCCCGGGCTTGAACAGGCAATCTCATCCCAAAAAGATTATTATGTTCATGAACGAACAACGGTTATTCTCATGTCTAAATGGATATAG
- a CDS encoding cyclic nucleotide-binding domain-containing protein, translated as MFRVPVITKDIELIEQIQSAAYTLQTNLQPVFISGVEPVLEYLKYELPELKILDFCGEGPCKDAAIAILEAIKEDPWLHYGGLIVIHTIENDKELAEHLHESNIIAVIHKSEFRNNCERLLRILAHNKQFLFQRGMQQHLLRTISGTFIIDNDPLDIVVYTNLVTNYLYNANLVNRDDREKLHVALQELLVNAIEHGNCKISFDEKSAWLEKGKNAMELIREKNKDPNISAKKVRLSYTIRPDKSTFTITDDGDGFDWRSRMNAKPTLGLHGMGIRMAGVYVQDLSYNDKGNEVRFSINHQKDASNMVPRIFSDQEEVHFKVKEIVVREGDTSDYLYYIVSGRYLVFSGNRCVSYLTPDDMFIGEMSFLLSNQRTATVVAKDGGTCIKVSKQDFVDLIKRNPHYGIFLARLLAQRLTRLNARTVKLNAEYMKVKEELKQLKALSATEKTQEPVGSYGPDEIG; from the coding sequence ATGTTTCGAGTACCAGTTATTACCAAAGATATTGAACTGATAGAACAAATCCAATCAGCTGCTTATACCTTACAAACAAATCTGCAGCCCGTGTTTATCTCTGGTGTAGAACCTGTACTCGAATATTTAAAATATGAACTACCTGAACTGAAAATTCTTGATTTTTGTGGGGAAGGGCCATGTAAAGATGCGGCTATCGCAATACTCGAAGCAATTAAAGAAGACCCTTGGCTTCACTACGGCGGACTCATTGTTATTCATACTATAGAAAATGATAAAGAATTAGCTGAACATCTTCATGAATCAAATATTATTGCGGTTATTCACAAAAGTGAATTTAGAAACAACTGTGAGCGACTCCTTCGTATCCTTGCCCATAACAAACAATTCCTCTTTCAACGGGGTATGCAACAACATTTGCTGAGAACTATTTCTGGGACTTTTATTATTGATAATGATCCCCTGGATATTGTGGTATACACCAATTTGGTTACGAATTATCTATATAACGCAAACCTAGTAAACCGGGATGACCGGGAAAAACTCCATGTAGCATTACAAGAGCTTTTAGTAAATGCTATTGAACATGGTAATTGTAAAATTAGCTTTGACGAAAAGTCAGCTTGGCTAGAAAAAGGCAAGAATGCCATGGAGCTTATCCGAGAAAAAAACAAGGACCCAAATATTTCTGCAAAAAAGGTTCGTCTTTCATATACGATCCGCCCTGACAAATCTACCTTTACAATAACCGATGACGGCGATGGTTTTGATTGGCGAAGTAGAATGAATGCAAAACCAACTCTTGGGCTTCATGGTATGGGAATTCGAATGGCTGGTGTCTATGTGCAGGATTTGTCTTATAATGATAAAGGGAACGAGGTGCGTTTTTCGATTAATCATCAAAAAGATGCAAGCAATATGGTTCCTCGTATATTTAGCGATCAGGAGGAAGTCCATTTTAAAGTCAAGGAAATTGTTGTTCGGGAAGGAGATACTTCGGACTACCTGTACTATATTGTTTCAGGCAGGTATCTTGTTTTCTCTGGAAACCGCTGTGTTTCTTATTTAACTCCCGATGATATGTTTATCGGGGAAATGTCCTTTTTACTTTCAAACCAGAGGACTGCTACAGTTGTTGCTAAGGATGGAGGAACCTGCATTAAAGTGTCGAAACAGGACTTCGTGGACCTTATAAAGCGAAATCCCCACTATGGTATCTTCCTGGCACGACTCCTTGCCCAACGGCTTACCCGACTGAACGCACGAACGGTAAAACTGAATGCAGAATATATGAAAGTAAAAGAGGAACTAAAACAGTTAAAAGCCCTTTCAGCTACTGAGAAGACTCAAGAACCGGTTGGATCATACGGGCCTGACGAAATTGGTTAA
- a CDS encoding leucyl/phenylalanyl-tRNA--protein transferase has translation MLYLEPGMDCDQVVDTLIQQDYPNEFCLVQSFDMQFLQQLMWAGFLIMSIQNKETSLLIPKLHLERCVLLFNNLHIPKSVKSRLSRYTLKPFDALQPIIKACVESHGEDWLTPPLQEVLNYLEWNPSLSEQAIYMPRVPFCSAFGLYRDSRLVAGEFGVFCGGVYTSYSGFYWENCAGTVQMILTAQYLEKMGYIFWDFGMPLEYKERLGAENLNRSRFINQFRQARMIQPVLESSQ, from the coding sequence ATGCTTTATCTTGAGCCAGGGATGGATTGTGATCAGGTAGTCGATACTCTTATACAGCAAGATTATCCAAATGAATTTTGCCTCGTCCAATCATTTGATATGCAATTTTTACAGCAGCTTATGTGGGCTGGTTTTCTGATTATGTCCATTCAGAATAAGGAAACAAGCCTTCTAATACCGAAATTACATCTTGAACGTTGTGTGCTCCTTTTTAATAACCTGCATATTCCTAAATCGGTAAAAAGCAGGCTTAGCCGGTACACCTTAAAACCCTTTGATGCTTTGCAACCAATTATAAAAGCCTGTGTTGAGTCTCACGGTGAAGATTGGTTGACACCACCTTTACAGGAAGTATTAAATTATTTGGAATGGAATCCATCCCTTTCTGAACAGGCTATTTACATGCCAAGGGTGCCCTTCTGTTCTGCCTTTGGTTTATATCGAGATTCAAGATTAGTAGCAGGGGAATTTGGGGTGTTTTGTGGTGGGGTGTATACAAGCTATTCCGGTTTTTATTGGGAAAACTGTGCTGGTACTGTACAAATGATTCTGACTGCCCAGTATCTTGAAAAAATGGGATATATATTCTGGGATTTTGGGATGCCCCTTGAATATAAGGAACGATTGGGGGCAGAAAATCTAAATCGCAGTCGCTTTATTAACCAATTTCGTCAGGCCCGTATGATCCAACCGGTTCTTGAGTCTTCTCAGTAG
- a CDS encoding potassium channel family protein, producing the protein MKQVAILGLSYFGQAVLDELLEMDVDILLIDKDREVLDRYRDTVSAAIGMDVINQEALEKTLPKHIDAVIIDMGKNIEASILAASYCKKLEIGTIIAKAETDAHGEILGIVGATKVVFPNREAAKRIVPQIVSNLVLNYLPVGGNLVIAEIEIPDSFIGKTVLELDLRKKFGLNLISVRSSETEYTLFTPEYRFQEKDIALVSGTEFDVDQFTGRLEKEGAKRSIFNSIREIFSKK; encoded by the coding sequence ATGAAACAGGTTGCAATTTTAGGTTTAAGTTATTTTGGACAAGCTGTTTTAGATGAATTATTAGAAATGGATGTAGATATCCTTCTCATAGATAAAGATCGGGAAGTACTTGACCGGTATCGGGATACGGTGTCTGCAGCCATCGGTATGGATGTTATTAACCAGGAAGCTCTAGAAAAGACGCTTCCAAAACATATTGATGCAGTGATTATCGATATGGGTAAAAATATCGAAGCCTCAATTTTGGCTGCAAGCTATTGTAAAAAATTGGAGATTGGAACCATCATCGCTAAGGCAGAAACCGATGCGCATGGTGAAATTCTTGGTATAGTGGGTGCTACAAAAGTAGTGTTTCCAAATCGGGAGGCCGCAAAAAGGATTGTACCCCAGATTGTTTCTAACCTGGTTTTAAACTACCTTCCCGTTGGCGGGAACCTGGTGATAGCGGAAATAGAAATACCTGATTCTTTTATAGGTAAGACTGTATTAGAATTGGATCTGCGTAAGAAATTTGGTCTTAATCTTATATCAGTCCGGTCATCTGAAACAGAGTATACTTTGTTTACCCCTGAGTACCGCTTTCAGGAAAAAGATATCGCCCTTGTTTCGGGAACTGAGTTCGATGTGGACCAGTTTACTGGCCGGCTTGAAAAAGAAGGAGCAAAACGTAGTATCTTTAACTCAATAAGGGAGATTTTTTCTAAGAAATAG
- a CDS encoding TrkH family potassium uptake protein gives MRPRFRSDSWYLVALFITLISVGSILLVLPLSQAGYPGNATHISYIDALFMATSAVCVTGLTTVDMATFSLFGQTVLLLLIQLGGLGIISFTSLLLILPGGRIPFRRISTIRSFYVDGVEYDPKKIISTIVVTTLGIEAIGALLLAWFFMQAGVLNYGYYGVFHAVSAFCNAGFSLFSDSLEGFSKNPAILTIIMLLIISGGLGFIVLQDVYQRITRKRRYLNYHSRVVLGMTAGLILFGFLIFFFFESKGTLSDFSLRDRIMNALFQSVTPRTAGFDTIPQYALSQPSKVFTILYMLIGAGPGSIAGGIKVTTIFIIIILMIRYPDPAGDIRIGKHRITSYTLNRATVYFLKALSLLLLGALALSLIEGHRGVAFDAIVFEVVSAFGTVGLSLGLTPQLSVAGKMVIIGIMFAGRIGLVALSFSLIRAKNYDITYPEGSVLLG, from the coding sequence ATGCGGCCCCGGTTTCGTTCCGACTCTTGGTATCTGGTTGCCCTTTTTATAACACTGATCAGTGTTGGAAGTATACTGTTGGTATTACCCCTATCACAGGCTGGATACCCGGGTAATGCAACCCATATTTCCTACATTGATGCCCTTTTTATGGCCACCTCTGCGGTCTGTGTAACCGGTCTTACCACAGTAGATATGGCCACCTTCAGTCTCTTTGGCCAAACCGTACTACTGCTTCTTATCCAGTTAGGTGGGCTTGGCATTATTAGCTTTACATCACTGCTGCTCATTTTGCCAGGAGGCCGTATCCCTTTCCGGCGTATATCGACCATTCGCAGTTTTTATGTTGATGGGGTCGAGTATGATCCAAAAAAAATTATTAGCACTATTGTGGTAACCACCCTGGGTATAGAAGCGATTGGTGCTTTATTGCTTGCTTGGTTTTTTATGCAAGCAGGTGTTTTAAACTATGGTTATTATGGGGTATTTCATGCTGTTTCTGCTTTTTGTAATGCTGGGTTTTCTCTTTTTTCGGATAGCCTTGAAGGTTTTTCTAAAAATCCTGCTATTTTAACAATCATTATGTTGCTTATTATTTCTGGTGGTCTGGGATTTATTGTTTTACAGGATGTTTATCAGCGTATTACCCGAAAACGTAGATATTTAAATTATCATTCCCGGGTGGTATTGGGAATGACTGCTGGTTTAATACTATTTGGATTTTTAATATTCTTTTTTTTTGAAAGTAAAGGAACTTTGTCTGATTTCTCTTTGCGTGATCGTATTATGAACGCGTTATTTCAATCAGTAACGCCTCGAACTGCTGGTTTTGATACGATTCCCCAATATGCATTAAGCCAACCATCGAAAGTATTTACCATTCTCTATATGCTTATTGGTGCTGGCCCTGGATCAATTGCTGGAGGAATTAAGGTAACTACAATTTTTATCATCATTATATTGATGATTCGATATCCTGATCCTGCAGGGGATATTCGTATCGGTAAGCACCGTATTACAAGTTATACGTTAAACAGAGCGACGGTTTATTTTTTAAAGGCCCTGAGTCTCTTGCTGTTGGGTGCTCTGGCCTTGAGCCTTATCGAAGGTCACCGGGGTGTGGCCTTTGACGCTATTGTGTTTGAAGTGGTGTCTGCGTTTGGTACTGTAGGACTCAGCCTTGGTTTAACGCCCCAGCTTTCTGTGGCAGGTAAAATGGTGATTATCGGTATTATGTTTGCTGGCAGAATAGGACTCGTAGCGCTTTCTTTTTCTCTGATACGGGCTAAAAACTATGATATCACCTATCCGGAAGGATCGGTCTTATTGGGATAG